The Nitrospira sp. genome contains the following window.
GCCACGTCTTCGATCACCGCATCCGTACACCAGCGAACATAGCGGAACTGGGGATCATAGACCTCGATCGGCCACACCCGCACGGTACCCTTGATCGATAACTCCACCGGCGCGGCGCCGGCCGCGGAACCACCTCCCGCCACGGAAAATCCCTCCTGCGTCAGGCCCTCGATGAGCGCACGTTCGAGCGGCTCTGCCTGTTCACCGGAGATCTCCACGGCCATCCCGTACTGGGTGGCAAGAAACTGTTCCAATTCAGCGGTCAGCTCGGCTACTCGATAGGCAGCCGGACTACCCTGCCCGCTCGAACGAATGGTGCGAAGATCGGTATTGTAGGCTTCGCGCAAGACCAGATTTTTGGCGGCTCGTTTGAGATTACGCACTCGCGAGAGTTTGTCCTGAGTGTGACGCGCTTCCGTGACTTGGGTCTGAATCGTGCGATCGAGCTCAGCAAGACGCTCCACCATCGCCGATTCCGCCTGTGCCCGATTCATGCCTGCCAGAGCATAGTACTGTCGCGCCTTTTGGTCAAACCAGGTATCGAGGATTTGCACGTTCTCCAACACCTTGTCCGTCGTCACCCGTGTCACGTTATCGAGAGTCAAGCGACGCTCGGTATTGGTCTGCCCACGGGATTCCACTACCAGGTACGACTCCCAATCCTTGGCCTGCGCCGTAATCTCCGCCTTAAAAATCCGCGAGACTGCCGCATAAGCTTTCTCAGTGGCCTGCGCCCTGGAATCAGCCTGTCCGACCCCTACGAGGTACTGTGAAGAGGGATATTGCACGCTATTGCCGTCGATCCAGGGCGGACGCGCGGCTCCACCGATCCACCCGCACCCAGCGCAGAGCACGATCAGTGCCGTCAGGCAGACCTGTTGTGCACGATTCATGAGGAGGCGCATGGGCGACCTCATAACATCACCCGCTCGATCAGGAAGAGTGTCTCTCCGGCCCGGAGCATCAATGGACGGGTGGCGCCGGCCTGCGCGGCCCCACCGCCTCGCATGAGAGCCTGCACCCGGCTCTCATATTCGCCCGGCGGCACCCATAGGCGGGAAATCTGAATCTCATCCGGCAGCGTGCGCCAGCTCCTCGTATCAGCGGCCTCGGAGGCAATCGCCAAGCCGTGCGCAAGGACGCCCACCAGCAGACCGACCCATGGCGCGTCGCCTTTGTTGACTGCATGCTGTGATCCGCGCGTGGCGGCTTCGGCGGCGGCAAATTTCAC
Protein-coding sequences here:
- a CDS encoding LPP20 family lipoprotein; its protein translation is MRLLMNRAQQVCLTALIVLCAGCGWIGGAARPPWIDGNSVQYPSSQYLVGVGQADSRAQATEKAYAAVSRIFKAEITAQAKDWESYLVVESRGQTNTERRLTLDNVTRVTTDKVLENVQILDTWFDQKARQYYALAGMNRAQAESAMVERLAELDRTIQTQVTEARHTQDKLSRVRNLKRAAKNLVLREAYNTDLRTIRSSGQGSPAAYRVAELTAELEQFLATQYGMAVEISGEQAEPLERALIEGLTQEGFSVAGGGSAAGAAPVELSIKGTVRVWPIEVYDPQFRYVRWCTDAVIEDVATHRVIGAMSKGGKEGHVTEREAAAKAVRVMQQEFSSDLAHSVAAHVYGETDLPVTAAAPSGCPKETGAPPLSR